The genome window ATGTCCCAGGAGAGGCCGGCGAGGACGCCCGTACTCATGTGGCTCGCATCCTTGGTGTTCTCAATCGGTCGTATCGCATTGAAATGTTGCACTCCCTTCTGTTCGATGATTCCGATCAGGTGGTTGAGGCCGCGATTCGTGCCGCTGGACGCAGCGAAGAGAGAGCCTTCGTGTATCCGCTGTTGGTGCGTTTGAAAGAAGAACGTTTTGAAGGCGTCGCCCGTGAGGCGTTGTCTCGTTTTGGTGAGCGGGTGCTGGGTACACTCTACGATGTGATGGTTGACGACCGCGTCAATTTAGATGTTCGCGTACAGGTCCCGCGCATTTTGACCGAGCTCCATAACAACCTGGCGGTGACGGTTCTTGTCACCGCTCTCCGTGATGTACCGATTCCAGTTCAACACGCCATTGTCCGTGCCCTCAGTCGGCTTCACGCGTCCGGGTACGACTCGTTCGCGTTCGACGACATCGCGGAGGCGATTCGTAGCGAAATACGGTACTATGCAGCCCTCGGACAGGTCGTCCACATGATGCTTCGGACGGACCGCGACGCGGTGGGAGATGTCGAACTGTCGGATGTCCGAGGGGCGCGGGAGCGGAGCTTAGAGCGTATCTTCCGTCTCCTTGGACTGCAGTACGATCAGCGGGACGTGTACGACGCGTATCTCGGGCTTACGAGTGACGACCGGACGCTCCGCTCAAGTGCCATCGAGTTCGTCGATAACCTGGTGGACTACTCCACGAGCCGAATCTTGCTGCCGTTGCTCGACGATCCGGAGGGAAGGAAGGCATTGGAATATGGCCAACGATTTTTCGACCTGAACCTTCGGACTCCCTCCGATGCACGCGCCTTTCTTCAAGAGGTCGACAATCCGAGACTAGAGGGGTCTGAGTCGTCGGACCGCGGGGACATGTCTCCACCCGATCGAGGCGTGAGTCAGAGCGTCCAAGGACGTACATCCGGGTTTTTCGGGCAGGATGAGTCAACTGACGGCGTCGATGGTATCCCGCAGCGGCGCGCTCCGACGTCCGAGGGTATGTCGGATGCTTCGTGACGATCCACGGAGCGAAATCTTAATCGGTCGATTGACAGGGTAATTTGGCCGATCATCTCTGATAAATAAAACGGAGTTCCTTGGGGTAAGGATGCCGTGAGTAGGAGGCCGAGTACCCTTTATATTCATCGGCATATTGCTCGTCTCCCGTCTGTGACCGTATATTCGTGTACGCAGATGTAGGAACGCTGACATCGATCGACATCGTCAATCTTGTCGATGAGTGCAATGATAACATTTTCCTGCAGCGTGAGTATGAAATCAATATCCGAGACCACGGAGACGATGTGTCATCTCGGACCTCGTAGCGTGATTATGGCTACGGTAAAAATTTGTAAGAACATTATTTAGCCCTGTGTTGATTTATGCCAGTATCAACGCACAAACCGCCCCGTCCAATTGCCGAGGTTCGCGAAGAGACGCGCACGTGGCTCAATCACGTTTGCGATGAGCACTTCGGTGGCAACGTTCGCCGTATGGCGACTTCGCTGGGGTACGACGATGCAGGACGTAGTAAACTAGATCGGATCCTCAAGGGGAAGACGATCAAGATTGACTCTGAACTGCTCGTCGACGTGAAAGACTTTCTCCGAGAACAGGATATTGAGTTTTTAGAGCCTGGCTCACCGTACTCGGACCCTGACGCCGATCAGCATAATCTGTCCCTCACGTTCTGCAGCATTGAAGTTGTTCGTCGGAACGGGACGTATGTCGCAGAACGAATGGAGAAGGGGCGGTATCACGTCGACCCGGCCGAGGTGAACGATACGGATGTCACCGGAGACGACCTGTTCGTTATTCCTGTGGAAGGGGACTCCATGGATCCAGAGTTTCGGTCGGGTGACCGTCTGATCATCCAATCCGTATCCACGCCAGATTATCAGTTTATTCCGGGAGACGGCGTGTATCTTTACCGCCTGGAGGAAAGCATTCAGATCAAACGCCTCATGCGCAAGCCAAAACGCATCGTTCAGGTCGTTCCTGCAAACGCAAAGTACGAGTCGTACCAGATCCAAACGGATGATGCAGAGGTTGACATCGAAATCCTCGGACGGGTTTGGGCGCGAGTGAAGAGGTACTAGCGCCGAGTTGTTCTCGCTACAATCGAATAATCGGTCCGCTCGAGGAGTACGCATTTCGTATAGGAAGCCCCACCGCCGCTTGCACGGTAAACGTGCTTTCTGGTTATGCGTTACGAACCGCCTCCGTAAGTTCGGCCAGAGCCTCTTCGCGCCGCCGCTGAGACTGGTCGGCTTCGTGGAGTGTCGGTGACGCGACGCGATCGCCACATTCAGCCGGTGTGAGTGGGCACCGCTCGCACGTCAGGTTCACATCAAGCTGTGGGATGTCGTCGTCGTTCCAAAAGCGGACGTGTCGTTTGAAGTCGTCATTGATCAGAAAGCCCAGCGAGACACACGAGTTCGTCGTGGGCTGAAGAGCGAGCGGCCGCGCAGACGAGAGCACAAAGAATTCTGCATCGTCGTTCAGGTAATACGACCGCTGTGCTCGAATCCGGGGCTCCACGCTCGGCTGCATGCTGGTCGTACCATTGTGCTGTTCGCCAGAGAGGCGATGAAGAAGGCGCATCGCCGGCCAGCGACGACAGTAGTGCTCGCGAAGGCCAATGCCGTGCGGCACCGGGACCTGCGACATATTCAGCAGCTTCGTCAGCTTGAAGTCCGACGACCCGGCCTCGTGGTGGAACCGCATAAAGAAGATGTCTTCGAGGCCGAAGAAGCGAGGCACGAGTTCGGTGAGCCGATAGTAAAACATCTCCGGCGTTGCGTCGAACCGGGCCATGCATGTTCGAAGCGCATCTGGATCCCAGGTGGAAGTCGAAAATATGCTCTTCAGGTGATCCAGTAGCGGGTCCCGATCGATGAGGAGAGCGCCTGCGAAATACGAGGCGCGAAAGTTATTCAGCACCTGTTCGTAGCTTTCGACCTTTAGCCACGATGACGTTCGCGCGCGCTCCTCGACATCCATGATGCAGTACCCGATCTCCCGCGCATAAATGAACGCCCGCTGGATGTCCATCAAATCCCCGTTCAGCAGAAGCGTCGGCTGGTCGCCCTCGACGAAAACGGACCGAAAGTCTGATAGCTCGGGATGATCCGGAAGCGTCTCCAGATCGATATCGTAACCATACTCGTCCACCAGCACCGCATACAGGGCTTCGTGCGGGATCGACGTGCCGGGCGCCCACTCCTTGGTTCGCCGGTAGTCTTGCGCCAATTCCTCGAGTTCCTCGAAGTAGTTGCCGTGTAGCTGCTGATACGACCGCAGGGCCGCGAAGAGGAAGTGCTCCACCTGCATGTCGTACGTCCGCCCGATCTCCAGGAAGGTCCGGATCAGGGCGCCCGCTCGTGACGGCCGATCCGAGACGAGGGCAAACACGTCCTGAGGCTCAAGTCCGAAGACATCGAAGGGGAATTCCTGTATGAACGTGGAGGAAAACACCTCTTTGATTGGGTCGAGTTCATCCGTCACGTGCATCGATACCAAATCGTCGTACGTGACCCCGAGCGCATCTGCCAGATCGATGATCTTATCCGGTTTCGGATACTTTTTGCCCTTCTCGATCTCGCTGAGATAGGAAATGCTGAGGCCGGAATCCTCGGCGATTTCCTTGAGGGATGCGCCACGATCCTGTCGAAGCGTGCGGAGCTTCAGGCCGAGGATGAAGCGGAGATTCTCACTACTGACAGCCATGCGAGAGAGAAAGTGCGAGGGAAAAGAGGGGGGAGAGAAGGGGCGAGTCCCGAGCGGTACGAATGGATCACCTCGGTGGAGCGGGAAGCGCATGCGATAAATCGGCGGGCATACGAGCCTACATGCACCGGCAACCCATATCTCAGGCCTTGTGCGCCTTCATATCTATATGGAGCCAAAATCGTTCGCTGTGAGCGAAATTAAATGAAGCGAATGTGAAGAAACAGCTTCAGCCAACGAAATTATATCAGCAGCGAAATTTCGCTTGACAGCCACGCGGCCTTCACGTAGTATTTGCATACCATCAAGTCTGCCGGGACACCCCGCGTCAGCGACGCCTATTCGGAATGGAAGCGGTTCCGGGTGAATGTCTGCTGGCACATGGGCGCACTCCCGGGCCCTTTCGCCGCCCTTTTTCTATCCAAAGCAGGTACGACATGGCAATCTCAACATCCGACGCTGCGGCGTACACATCGAACGTCGACTGGACCTCCGTCGCTGACGGCGTAGAAATCAACGCAAAGGCGTGGACCGACGAGGCGAAGCAGCTTTTCCCGGAGGAACTGCTGTCGATCATAGCCTCTCTGCATCGAGCGCTGAATTCCGAACGGATGAACCTGCTGAAGGCTCGAAAGGCGCAGCAGAAGCGCTACGACGAAGGGGCACTGCCAGGGTATCTGCCTGCGGACGAACATCCGGACGCTCACGGAGACTGGCAGGTCGCACCTCTTCCTGATGACATCCTGCAGCGACGGGTCGAGATCACCGGGCCGGTCAACAACGCGAAGATGGTCATCAACATGCTCAGCCGGAACGAGGACGGGTCGATGGCTGATGCGGCGATGCTTGACTTCGAGGACTCGATGAAGCCGGCCTGGACGAATGTGCTTGCCGGAATCCGCAATGTGAAGGAAGCGGCAGAAGGGACGCTTTCGTACACGCAGTCCGCGACCAACGGCCGTCCCGCGAAGGATTACAATCTCGACCCGGATGACATGCCGCTCCTGATGGTTCGAATTCGCGGCCTCCACCTCGACGAATCAAACGTCCACGTGGATGGGGAGCCGGTCTCCGGCGGTCTACTTGACCTGGCCGCTGTTGCCTATCACACGGCTCAAGCGCTCATGAATCAGGGGAAGACGCCGAAATATTACGTGCCGAAGGTCGAGCATTATCTGGAGGCGCGCTGGTTCAATAAGCTCTTCGTCGGTGTGCAGAAGGCACTCGGCATCCCGGAAAAGACATTCAAGGCCACGTTCTTAATTGAAACGCTGCCGGCCGCCTTCCAGATGGAAGAGATCCTGTACGAATACCGGGATCACGCGGCCGGGCTCAACGGTGGTCGCTGGGACAAGATCTTCAGTGATATCAAGGTACTGCGGGAGCACGATGACCGCGTGCTTGCCGACCGCAACTGGATCAACATCCAGCGTCCGTGGATGGAGATGTACGTCAAGCAACTCATTCGAGTCTGCCACAAACACGGAGCGTTCGGCATGGGGGGCATGGCGCCTCAGACGCCAGGGAAAACGGAAGACCTGCGCGAAAAGCAAATTGCGGGCGTGGTGGACGACAAAAAATTTGAAGCGTCCATTGGACACGATGGATGCTGGGTCTCCCATCCCTACTTCATCGGCCCAGCGATGAAGCCCTTCAAGGAAAAGCTCGATGCTGAGGGCAAGAAGAATCAGCTAGACGTCATTCCAGATATCCCCGAGCAGCCCGATCTTCTACCAAAAGGCGGCGTCGGGCCGAAGACCGTGGACGGAATTCGGGTCAACGTTCGCGTTTCCATTGGCTACATGAAGGGCTGGAATTCGGATATCGGCGCTGTGGCGTGGGACAACCGAATGGAAGACCTCGCGACGTTTGAGATCTCGCGCGCGCAGACGTGGCAGTGGCTCCATCACAGCGTGACCCTGGACGATGGGACCGAGGTCACGAAAGAACTCATCCACCGAATCTTTGAGGAGGAGCTCGAAAAGATCGAGGCAGAGGCGCGCGATTTTTTTGCCTCTTACGGGGAGGATGCCGTCGAAACCCATGTTCAGCGATTTCGGAAGGCAGCGAAGGACGCGGAGCGCATCTTTACGGAAGACGCGATGCGACCCTTCCTCGCCTGCGAGTCCGAGCTTTTCGGCGTGGACGAGCACAAGGAGCATCTGCTCAAACACTCTGGCTGCTGACGCTACGTTCTGCAGCGGTCCCTGCGTCCCGTTCCGTCCGGACCGAGGCGG of Longibacter salinarum contains these proteins:
- a CDS encoding XRE family transcriptional regulator; protein product: MAVSSENLRFILGLKLRTLRQDRGASLKEIAEDSGLSISYLSEIEKGKKYPKPDKIIDLADALGVTYDDLVSMHVTDELDPIKEVFSSTFIQEFPFDVFGLEPQDVFALVSDRPSRAGALIRTFLEIGRTYDMQVEHFLFAALRSYQQLHGNYFEELEELAQDYRRTKEWAPGTSIPHEALYAVLVDEYGYDIDLETLPDHPELSDFRSVFVEGDQPTLLLNGDLMDIQRAFIYAREIGYCIMDVEERARTSSWLKVESYEQVLNNFRASYFAGALLIDRDPLLDHLKSIFSTSTWDPDALRTCMARFDATPEMFYYRLTELVPRFFGLEDIFFMRFHHEAGSSDFKLTKLLNMSQVPVPHGIGLREHYCRRWPAMRLLHRLSGEQHNGTTSMQPSVEPRIRAQRSYYLNDDAEFFVLSSARPLALQPTTNSCVSLGFLINDDFKRHVRFWNDDDIPQLDVNLTCERCPLTPAECGDRVASPTLHEADQSQRRREEALAELTEAVRNA
- a CDS encoding S24 family peptidase gives rise to the protein MPVSTHKPPRPIAEVREETRTWLNHVCDEHFGGNVRRMATSLGYDDAGRSKLDRILKGKTIKIDSELLVDVKDFLREQDIEFLEPGSPYSDPDADQHNLSLTFCSIEVVRRNGTYVAERMEKGRYHVDPAEVNDTDVTGDDLFVIPVEGDSMDPEFRSGDRLIIQSVSTPDYQFIPGDGVYLYRLEESIQIKRLMRKPKRIVQVVPANAKYESYQIQTDDAEVDIEILGRVWARVKRY
- a CDS encoding malate synthase codes for the protein MAISTSDAAAYTSNVDWTSVADGVEINAKAWTDEAKQLFPEELLSIIASLHRALNSERMNLLKARKAQQKRYDEGALPGYLPADEHPDAHGDWQVAPLPDDILQRRVEITGPVNNAKMVINMLSRNEDGSMADAAMLDFEDSMKPAWTNVLAGIRNVKEAAEGTLSYTQSATNGRPAKDYNLDPDDMPLLMVRIRGLHLDESNVHVDGEPVSGGLLDLAAVAYHTAQALMNQGKTPKYYVPKVEHYLEARWFNKLFVGVQKALGIPEKTFKATFLIETLPAAFQMEEILYEYRDHAAGLNGGRWDKIFSDIKVLREHDDRVLADRNWINIQRPWMEMYVKQLIRVCHKHGAFGMGGMAPQTPGKTEDLREKQIAGVVDDKKFEASIGHDGCWVSHPYFIGPAMKPFKEKLDAEGKKNQLDVIPDIPEQPDLLPKGGVGPKTVDGIRVNVRVSIGYMKGWNSDIGAVAWDNRMEDLATFEISRAQTWQWLHHSVTLDDGTEVTKELIHRIFEEELEKIEAEARDFFASYGEDAVETHVQRFRKAAKDAERIFTEDAMRPFLACESELFGVDEHKEHLLKHSGC